The uncultured Ilyobacter sp. genome has a segment encoding these proteins:
- a CDS encoding efflux RND transporter periplasmic adaptor subunit: protein MNLKKILIAIFIFILGITGFIFYKKTLLSEDTKRTYSVYKVKKADFEKIVEADGVIEARDTKLVYADRSLKVDKVYYSEGDYVKIGETIMTFDSEDKNTVIRNLKQEEISLKKLQRDLENAKELLKIGGASKVEVEDLQFDIETSLLKIEDFKEELSKMLGEIKSPFNGTIISMIAEENYRVNTEVELFEIADLSDMIIVAEVPEYSINEISLGQPVRIAPEAYKEVFNGRVSKISTLSTATSSNSSSQSSSSSSTTEAYVEVEITLDNIPSQLRPGFNVKVEIISYVDKDSISIPRMSVLEDGNGYYVFELKPDSTIRKKYVTLKLNNSSVVSVEGLEENITILKDPDQSLQDGTDVKIGVNNLKKKRKV from the coding sequence ATGAATCTAAAAAAGATACTTATTGCAATATTTATTTTCATCTTGGGAATAACAGGTTTTATCTTTTATAAAAAAACTCTTCTTTCTGAGGACACTAAAAGAACTTATTCTGTCTATAAAGTCAAAAAAGCAGACTTTGAAAAAATAGTAGAGGCAGACGGCGTCATAGAAGCTAGAGATACCAAGCTTGTCTATGCAGATCGGAGTCTAAAAGTAGACAAAGTTTACTACAGTGAAGGAGATTATGTAAAAATCGGTGAGACAATTATGACCTTTGATTCTGAGGACAAAAACACTGTTATCAGAAATTTAAAACAAGAGGAGATCTCTTTAAAAAAACTTCAAAGAGACCTGGAAAATGCCAAGGAACTGCTCAAAATAGGAGGGGCATCTAAGGTAGAGGTGGAAGACCTTCAGTTTGATATTGAAACTTCTCTGTTAAAAATCGAGGATTTTAAAGAGGAGCTTTCTAAGATGCTAGGCGAAATAAAAAGTCCCTTTAACGGAACTATTATTTCAATGATCGCCGAGGAAAACTACAGAGTAAACACAGAGGTAGAACTTTTTGAAATAGCAGACCTGTCAGATATGATAATCGTAGCAGAGGTGCCAGAATATAGCATAAACGAGATATCCTTAGGACAACCTGTAAGAATAGCTCCAGAAGCCTATAAGGAAGTATTTAACGGAAGGGTCAGCAAGATCTCGACTCTTTCTACGGCCACAAGTTCAAACTCATCAAGTCAAAGCTCATCCTCTTCTAGCACTACTGAGGCTTATGTAGAAGTGGAGATAACTCTAGATAATATCCCTTCACAACTACGTCCTGGATTCAATGTAAAGGTTGAGATAATCTCCTATGTAGATAAGGACAGTATATCTATCCCGAGAATGTCAGTCCTAGAGGACGGCAATGGATACTATGTTTTTGAGCTTAAGCCCGATTCTACCATAAGAAAAAAATATGTGACTTTAAAGTTGAATAACAGCAGTGTCGTTTCTGTTGAAGGTCTAGAGGAAAACATAACAATTTTAAAAGATCCAGATCAGAGTCTTCAAGACGGGACTGATGTAAAAATCGGTGTTAATAACCTCAAAAAAAAGAGAAAGGTTTAG
- the murJ gene encoding murein biosynthesis integral membrane protein MurJ — protein sequence MFRSGIMIMIITMASRILGLVRTALIAYYFGASKFTDAYFSAFKISNLFRQLLGEGALGTVFIPVYNERVVKHGKESGKQLIFSILNLLFVGTSIITLCMIVFSSQIIDIIVMGYPLETKVIAARLLKIMSVYLVFIGMSGMICAVLNNFKQFAVPAATSLLFNIAIIISAVFWGRSVGIDALAAGVVVGGMLQLFIVLPSFLKIVKKYEFTIDLKDPSLKRVFYLILPMLLGIFAKQINSVVDQFFASYLKSGGVTALENATRLYNLPLGVFGISIATVIYPSMSRAIERKAFDEVRERLGKGLNVLLFLIIPSMAVLTIYSKDVISLVFSYGRYGENAVTVTSQSLFYYSVGLYFYTAIHLLSRAFYGMKNTKDPVKFSICSIILNIIFNALLIQKLQHRGLALATSIASGVNFFLLVYYFKKKYIGVDLRKMGGFLVKILASTIIAIFASYFIDIILIKLMIFSLVYLAPWAIPLKRRGIDVF from the coding sequence ATGTTTAGAAGTGGAATAATGATAATGATAATAACCATGGCAAGCAGAATTTTAGGGCTGGTCAGAACGGCACTGATAGCCTACTATTTTGGAGCCAGTAAATTTACAGATGCTTATTTTAGTGCCTTTAAAATAAGTAACCTGTTCAGACAGCTTCTAGGAGAGGGGGCCTTAGGAACTGTTTTTATACCTGTATATAACGAAAGAGTGGTCAAACACGGAAAAGAGTCTGGAAAACAGCTTATTTTTTCCATATTAAATCTTCTCTTTGTGGGGACATCAATTATCACATTGTGCATGATAGTCTTTTCCAGTCAGATCATAGATATAATAGTAATGGGATATCCTCTAGAAACCAAGGTTATCGCAGCCAGACTTCTAAAAATCATGTCGGTTTATCTTGTGTTCATAGGAATGTCAGGAATGATATGTGCCGTTTTAAATAACTTTAAACAGTTTGCAGTACCTGCTGCAACATCCCTTCTTTTTAACATTGCCATAATCATATCTGCCGTATTTTGGGGAAGATCTGTGGGAATAGACGCCCTTGCAGCAGGGGTTGTTGTAGGTGGGATGCTTCAGCTGTTTATAGTCTTGCCTAGCTTTCTAAAAATTGTAAAAAAATATGAATTTACCATAGATCTAAAAGATCCATCACTGAAAAGAGTTTTTTATCTTATTTTGCCGATGCTTCTGGGGATATTTGCAAAGCAGATAAACAGCGTAGTGGATCAATTTTTTGCATCTTACCTGAAATCTGGCGGGGTAACAGCCCTAGAAAATGCAACGAGGCTGTATAATCTGCCCTTAGGAGTCTTTGGGATATCTATTGCTACAGTTATCTACCCTAGCATGTCTAGGGCCATAGAGAGAAAGGCATTTGATGAGGTAAGGGAGAGGCTTGGTAAGGGGTTAAATGTTCTTTTGTTTCTTATAATACCATCCATGGCAGTACTTACAATATATTCTAAAGATGTTATATCTCTGGTGTTTTCATATGGTAGGTATGGAGAAAATGCAGTAACGGTGACTTCCCAGTCATTATTTTATTACTCGGTGGGACTTTATTTTTATACTGCCATCCATCTTCTTAGCAGGGCTTTTTACGGGATGAAAAATACAAAAGACCCGGTGAAGTTTTCCATTTGTTCTATAATACTCAATATAATTTTTAATGCCCTTCTTATACAGAAACTTCAGCACAGGGGACTTGCTCTTGCCACATCTATTGCATCAGGAGTCAACTTTTTTCTGCTGGTATATTATTTTAAAAAAAAATATATAGGGGTTGATCTCAGAAAGATGGGTGGCTTTTTGGTAAAAATTTTGGCTTCGACTATAATAGCTATATTTGCAAGTTATTTTATAGATATTATTTTGATCAAGCTTATGATTTTTTCTCTTGTTTATCTTGCTCCCTGGGCAATACCACTTAAAAGGAGGGGAATAGATGTATTCTAA
- a CDS encoding ABC transporter ATP-binding protein, with translation MKYSSRKNVIEINHLEKTYITGDISLKALNDVSFTVKEGEFVAIMGPSGSGKSTMMNILGCLDQTSVGEYKLSGVNIEDLDDDQLAEIRNKKIGFVFQSFNLLPKLKAWENVALPLVYAGVHLHQRKEMAVKALEDVGLGERIDHRPNELSGGQRQRAALARALVTNPNIILADEPTGNLDSKSEEEVLTIFKELNQKGVTIVMVTHEDGIAAHCKRIIRFKDGKLIKDEVIDHEFYRDL, from the coding sequence ATGAAATATTCTTCCAGGAAAAATGTAATTGAAATAAACCACCTCGAAAAAACATATATAACAGGTGACATCTCACTGAAGGCTCTAAATGATGTATCCTTCACTGTGAAGGAAGGAGAATTTGTAGCTATAATGGGACCTAGCGGAAGTGGTAAATCCACCATGATGAATATACTTGGCTGTCTCGATCAGACATCTGTGGGAGAATACAAATTATCTGGAGTCAATATAGAGGATCTTGATGACGATCAGCTTGCTGAAATACGAAATAAAAAAATCGGCTTTGTTTTTCAGTCTTTTAATCTTCTTCCAAAACTGAAAGCCTGGGAAAATGTGGCTTTACCCCTTGTTTATGCAGGAGTGCATTTACACCAGAGAAAAGAGATGGCTGTAAAAGCCTTAGAAGATGTAGGACTAGGAGAGAGGATAGATCATAGGCCAAATGAACTCTCCGGTGGACAGCGGCAAAGGGCTGCCCTGGCAAGGGCTCTGGTAACAAATCCCAATATAATCTTGGCAGATGAACCAACTGGTAACCTAGATTCAAAATCTGAAGAAGAGGTTCTTACTATATTTAAAGAACTCAATCAAAAAGGCGTGACCATCGTGATGGTCACCCATGAAGACGGTATAGCTGCTCATTGTAAAAGAATAATCCGTTTTAAAGATGGAAAATTAATCAAAGACGAGGTGATTGACCATGAATTTTATAGAGACCTTTAA
- a CDS encoding bifunctional riboflavin kinase/FAD synthetase, which yields MKIIENIFTTEEKFPNTYVAIGSFDGIHSGHKEVICSAVKRAKEKNGRSVVFTFANHPMEVVDKSRAPKLINSKEEKIHILEDMGVDYVVFQPFDNEFSTMAPFDFVEDVLKEKLSAKEIFVGFNFSFGEGGVAKTDDLIELGKAVNIKVNKIPPVKINDRVISSTLIRKLITKGDLDRVREYLGYPVFIIGEVVHGKKYGRKMGFPTANLSILNKVYPPFGIYGASVRIEGDEKEYDAVVNIGRNPTLKPGEQSIEVHILDFDEYIYGKKLYVKLVKFLREEKRFSSMDALKKVIRNDVLTWKSYLEEGTYE from the coding sequence AAAATAATAGAGAATATATTTACAACAGAGGAAAAGTTCCCAAATACATATGTAGCTATAGGTTCTTTTGACGGCATACATTCAGGACATAAAGAGGTTATATGTTCTGCAGTCAAAAGGGCAAAGGAAAAAAATGGCAGGTCGGTTGTATTTACCTTTGCCAATCATCCCATGGAGGTTGTGGATAAAAGCAGAGCTCCTAAACTGATAAATTCAAAAGAGGAAAAGATTCATATTCTAGAGGACATGGGAGTTGATTACGTAGTTTTTCAACCCTTTGACAACGAGTTTTCCACAATGGCTCCTTTTGATTTTGTAGAGGATGTACTAAAAGAAAAATTAAGTGCAAAGGAGATTTTTGTCGGTTTTAACTTTTCTTTTGGTGAAGGGGGAGTGGCCAAGACCGATGATCTCATAGAACTAGGCAAGGCAGTGAATATAAAGGTAAACAAGATACCGCCTGTAAAAATAAATGACCGTGTAATAAGTTCTACTCTTATAAGAAAACTTATCACAAAGGGTGATTTAGATAGAGTGAGGGAATATCTTGGATATCCGGTTTTTATAATAGGAGAAGTGGTTCACGGCAAAAAATACGGGAGAAAAATGGGCTTTCCTACAGCAAATTTGAGTATACTTAATAAAGTATACCCGCCTTTTGGGATATATGGGGCCTCTGTGAGGATAGAGGGAGACGAAAAAGAATATGATGCTGTGGTGAACATAGGGAGAAACCCGACTTTAAAGCCAGGAGAGCAGAGTATAGAGGTACATATTCTTGACTTTGATGAATACATCTATGGAAAAAAGCTTTATGTAAAACTTGTAAAGTTTTTAAGAGAGGAAAAAAGATTTTCATCTATGGATGCGCTAAAGAAAGTTATAAGAAATGATGTCTTGACATGGAAAAGTTATTTGGAAGAGGGAACCTATGAATAA
- a CDS encoding hemolysin III family protein — protein sequence MTDHNKLEEYMNSITHYLGALTAVYGLVLLIFRALNFGTTAHLVSFSIFGAALILLYSMSGTYHILQPGKTKKLFKIFDHSAIYILISSSYTPYLLTVVKGKVAMILLAIQWMLTVIGIIFKIKFTGRFTFVSTLIYLFMGWMIIFVFKNLKTNLNSEALNLLLASGITYSLGAIFYLLKKIKFTHVIWHLFVIGGSVLNYLSIYYSI from the coding sequence ATGACAGATCATAATAAATTAGAAGAATATATGAATTCAATAACCCACTATCTCGGGGCTCTGACAGCAGTATACGGTCTTGTACTCCTCATATTCAGGGCATTAAATTTTGGAACTACGGCCCATCTTGTCAGCTTTAGTATATTTGGTGCCGCACTTATACTGCTATACTCTATGTCAGGCACTTACCATATTCTGCAGCCTGGAAAAACAAAAAAGCTTTTTAAGATATTTGATCATTCTGCAATATACATACTTATTTCTAGCTCTTATACTCCGTATCTCCTAACAGTAGTCAAGGGTAAAGTAGCGATGATACTACTAGCTATACAGTGGATGCTCACAGTGATAGGGATAATTTTCAAAATAAAATTTACAGGCAGGTTTACCTTTGTTTCTACACTTATCTACCTCTTTATGGGATGGATGATAATATTTGTCTTTAAAAATCTAAAGACAAATCTCAACTCCGAAGCCCTGAATCTTCTCTTAGCAAGTGGTATAACATATTCCCTAGGAGCAATATTTTATCTCCTCAAAAAGATAAAGTTCACCCATGTAATATGGCATCTTTTCGTCATTGGAGGCAGTGTATTGAACTACCTATCTATATACTATTCTATCTAA
- a CDS encoding segregation/condensation protein A, with amino-acid sequence MNNVTLKIDNFEGPLDLLLHLIDKKELEIAKIKISQLIDEYLSFLSNLKRENLSIKVEFLIIASELLEIKALSILNMREREKREEELGKRLQEYKFYKDITVKIRELENEFNIPYTREEGKKIKKTPSLEFDLSRLSIMDIFRAYSNYLEEDVRETLEINTEQKYYLQEEMKKIKEFSSEEKTNFKKIFEKAENRVHLVYILLAILELYKENLIEIEGETLKVFK; translated from the coding sequence ATGAATAATGTAACTCTTAAAATTGATAATTTTGAGGGACCATTGGACCTTTTACTTCATCTGATTGATAAAAAAGAGTTGGAAATAGCAAAGATAAAGATATCTCAGCTTATAGATGAGTATCTGAGTTTTTTATCAAATTTAAAAAGAGAAAATTTAAGTATTAAAGTTGAATTTCTCATAATAGCCAGTGAACTTTTGGAAATAAAGGCTCTTTCCATACTGAATATGAGGGAGAGGGAAAAACGGGAAGAGGAGTTAGGAAAAAGACTTCAGGAATATAAATTTTATAAAGATATAACAGTTAAAATAAGAGAATTAGAAAATGAATTTAACATCCCCTATACCAGAGAAGAGGGTAAAAAAATAAAAAAAACCCCTTCCCTAGAGTTTGATCTAAGCAGACTTTCAATAATGGATATATTCAGGGCCTACAGCAATTACCTTGAAGAAGATGTGAGAGAAACTCTAGAAATTAATACAGAGCAAAAATATTACCTTCAGGAAGAGATGAAAAAAATAAAAGAGTTTTCTTCTGAAGAAAAAACTAATTTTAAAAAAATCTTCGAGAAGGCAGAAAACAGGGTGCATCTTGTATATATCCTTCTTGCAATTTTAGAATTATACAAAGAAAATTTAATAGAGATAGAAGGGGAAACCCTGAAAGTATTTAAATAA
- a CDS encoding TolC family protein, with protein MKKLTILSLSMILSLHSYGLSLDEMIKDVEKRGYSKEFKEFEENRLEIEKIKIDRINRDGIDLEAESDYSDSDDGKEFDSTFTATYDFFKYYAEFDHEDGESEEELFGVEKDLKDIFYSEKKYSSAVFSYDRQYRLNLEEETIEEEVLGLIKLYQNYMDKKLELELKEKLHPRLVKDMENLKKEVEIGTGTEFDYRYSEMLVENSISDIEQLKKDMEKLKIDFYDLYKVDTRREEIENLEEIPNLEKEDFNGIGERTVENSKLLIEKSKENYKYSKYENKWPSLTAGTFYDTVSDGWVVSLELSKTLFEYDDTSNLYQVEIQELELEKNREIENSKNLRKDFENQYYNLVKDLQNLERENELFKMKYEIYKMKYEQGSDSYINYAEKYDEYVENFIELQRKRNELNALIYEIKYRR; from the coding sequence TTGAAAAAACTAACAATCCTCTCTCTTTCTATGATACTGTCACTCCATTCTTACGGATTAAGTTTGGATGAGATGATAAAAGATGTAGAAAAACGAGGCTATTCCAAAGAATTCAAAGAGTTTGAAGAAAATCGTTTAGAAATTGAAAAGATAAAAATAGACAGAATCAATAGAGACGGGATAGATTTAGAAGCAGAGTCCGATTATTCAGATTCTGATGACGGCAAGGAGTTTGACAGCACCTTTACTGCCACCTATGATTTTTTTAAATATTATGCCGAATTTGACCATGAGGATGGAGAGAGTGAAGAGGAACTTTTTGGTGTGGAAAAAGATTTAAAGGATATTTTTTATAGCGAGAAAAAATATAGCTCAGCTGTTTTTTCCTATGACAGACAATACCGATTAAATCTTGAGGAAGAAACTATCGAAGAAGAGGTCCTAGGACTTATAAAACTCTACCAAAATTATATGGATAAAAAACTAGAACTTGAGCTAAAGGAGAAACTTCATCCGAGGCTGGTTAAGGATATGGAAAACCTGAAAAAAGAGGTGGAGATAGGCACAGGTACTGAATTTGACTATAGATATTCTGAGATGTTAGTAGAGAATTCAATATCTGATATAGAGCAACTGAAAAAAGATATGGAGAAACTGAAAATTGATTTTTATGATCTATATAAGGTCGATACCCGTAGAGAGGAAATCGAAAACTTAGAAGAAATTCCAAATTTGGAAAAAGAAGACTTCAATGGTATAGGGGAAAGAACTGTCGAAAATTCCAAGCTTTTGATAGAAAAATCCAAAGAAAATTATAAATATTCAAAATATGAGAACAAATGGCCAAGTTTGACTGCAGGGACCTTTTATGACACTGTGAGCGACGGATGGGTTGTTTCTTTAGAACTCAGCAAAACTCTTTTTGAGTATGACGACACCAGTAATCTCTACCAAGTTGAAATTCAAGAATTAGAACTTGAAAAAAACAGAGAGATAGAAAATAGTAAAAACCTGAGAAAAGATTTTGAAAATCAATACTATAACCTTGTTAAAGACCTTCAAAATCTAGAAAGAGAAAATGAGCTTTTTAAGATGAAGTATGAAATTTATAAAATGAAATATGAACAGGGAAGCGACTCATACATAAATTATGCTGAAAAATATGATGAGTATGTAGAAAATTTCATCGAGTTACAAAGAAAAAGAAATGAATTAAATGCCCTTATCTACGAAATAAAGTACAGGAGGTAA
- a CDS encoding ABC transporter permease: MNFIETFKSSIQSLTANKMRSLLTMLGIIIGISSVIAMSAIGKGGQKKITGTLAKSGFGVYEVSTDDEHENYRSAFALNSSDVSLLKNTENLEAISPYVFERVDYKNLKNQNLRGAIFGTTPEYEIIEELTYTMGRPILSSEYEEKVPVIVIDNITAGKIFENSNPLGEKITVEFRSLNKTNTFTIVGIFLHPDAGMNQLGLSRFLPAFGRISLPVAERILGTDEYSSILVKASDPSNSQTLLSNIITELENKNVTDIYEYEERVSRGSSFNEVLSTLNIFVTFVASISLLVGGIGVMNIMLVSVTERIKEIGIRKAIGAKNRDILFQFLTEAIVLSLSGGAIGIFIGFAVSEIFGIISGIEPILSINITVASVFISTLIGLVFGVYPARQAAHMNPIDALRNE; encoded by the coding sequence ATGAATTTTATAGAGACCTTTAAAAGCTCGATTCAATCACTCACTGCAAATAAGATGAGATCCCTTCTCACTATGTTGGGAATTATAATCGGAATTTCTTCTGTAATTGCAATGTCAGCCATCGGAAAAGGCGGACAGAAAAAAATAACAGGGACTCTTGCAAAAAGTGGATTCGGTGTCTATGAAGTTTCAACCGATGATGAACATGAAAATTACCGAAGTGCCTTCGCCCTAAACAGCAGTGACGTATCTCTTCTCAAAAATACCGAAAACTTAGAAGCAATATCTCCCTACGTCTTTGAAAGAGTCGATTACAAAAATCTTAAAAACCAAAACCTTCGTGGGGCTATTTTTGGAACTACTCCAGAATATGAGATCATAGAGGAACTGACTTATACAATGGGAAGACCAATTTTATCAAGTGAATATGAAGAAAAAGTCCCAGTTATTGTGATAGATAATATTACTGCGGGAAAAATCTTTGAAAATAGCAACCCTCTGGGGGAAAAAATTACTGTTGAATTTAGATCACTTAATAAGACAAATACTTTTACAATTGTTGGTATATTTTTACATCCTGATGCAGGTATGAACCAACTGGGTCTAAGTAGATTTTTACCTGCATTTGGTAGGATATCTCTTCCTGTGGCAGAGAGAATACTGGGAACTGATGAGTATTCCTCTATACTGGTCAAAGCTTCTGATCCATCAAATTCACAGACCTTACTCTCGAATATCATCACAGAACTTGAAAACAAAAATGTCACCGATATATATGAGTATGAGGAAAGAGTCTCCCGTGGAAGTTCCTTTAACGAAGTTTTATCCACCCTCAATATATTTGTCACTTTCGTAGCATCTATCTCCCTTCTTGTGGGAGGGATAGGAGTAATGAACATAATGCTTGTAAGTGTCACCGAAAGGATAAAGGAGATAGGTATCAGAAAGGCTATAGGGGCAAAAAATCGTGATATCCTTTTTCAGTTCCTGACCGAGGCTATCGTTCTCTCCTTATCAGGAGGAGCTATCGGTATTTTTATTGGATTTGCTGTCTCGGAGATTTTTGGTATAATTTCAGGTATAGAGCCTATACTCTCTATAAATATTACTGTTGCCTCCGTTTTTATATCCACTTTAATAGGACTTGTTTTTGGAGTTTATCCCGCTAGACAAGCTGCTCATATGAACCCTATAGATGCCCTAAGAAATGAATAA
- a CDS encoding helix-turn-helix transcriptional regulator, whose protein sequence is MKVRIKKILEEKGRSIYWLAIQCNVTYKSMFNLVNNKTSSVKFMLLERICNVLEVTPNDIFDFEN, encoded by the coding sequence GTGAAAGTAAGAATTAAAAAGATTCTAGAGGAAAAGGGAAGATCGATTTACTGGCTAGCAATCCAGTGTAATGTTACATATAAAAGTATGTTCAACCTAGTTAATAATAAAACATCTTCTGTTAAGTTCATGCTTCTAGAAAGAATATGCAATGTATTAGAAGTGACTCCTAATGATATCTTTGACTTTGAAAATTAA
- the rnmV gene encoding ribonuclease M5: MKKKIKETIVVEGRDDITAVKAAVDAELIEVNGFAVRKRTTLEKIKNAQERTGVIILTDPDFAGEKIRKTIENYVPGVSHAYIGRKEGTRLKDGNIGVENASPSVIIRALTDAKCKLVERNDIFTPMDMIKYGLTGGDASKGKRQKVGVKLGIGYGNGKQFLAKLNHFGITKDEFLKAMEK, from the coding sequence GTGAAAAAAAAAATAAAAGAAACAATCGTTGTAGAGGGCAGAGATGACATCACTGCAGTGAAGGCGGCAGTGGATGCAGAACTTATAGAGGTAAACGGATTTGCTGTAAGAAAGAGAACTACACTGGAAAAAATAAAGAATGCACAAGAAAGGACAGGAGTTATAATTCTTACAGATCCTGATTTTGCAGGAGAAAAGATAAGAAAGACCATAGAAAACTATGTCCCAGGCGTAAGTCACGCATATATCGGAAGAAAAGAGGGTACCAGGCTAAAAGATGGGAATATAGGAGTCGAAAATGCTTCTCCGTCGGTTATTATAAGGGCTCTTACTGATGCAAAATGCAAGTTGGTAGAAAGAAATGATATATTTACTCCCATGGATATGATAAAGTATGGCCTTACAGGGGGAGATGCCTCTAAAGGCAAGAGGCAGAAAGTGGGTGTGAAATTGGGTATAGGCTACGGAAACGGTAAGCAGTTTTTAGCCAAACTTAATCACTTCGGTATAACAAAAGATGAATTTCTAAAGGCAATGGAAAAATAG
- a CDS encoding TaqI-like C-terminal specificity domain-containing protein translates to MYSNELSTSTNYKVYTPKEIADEMAEKSLEFYFDGEYTKEKIDKLRIADISCGTGNLLLAALEKVMEISKKIYGEYKYNPKWIEGYDIDMEALEKFRIRSRILLKKYGVRGEISTFCKNAIIYSSEKKYKIILGNPPYFGEKNNKEIFQELKKNDFGNRYYEGKMDYFYYFIEKGIDLLENRGILSYITTNYWLKADHASKLREKVKNETDFKYLNNYNISVFKNAPGQHNFVFSLEKSKKNDEFEFIDENKKYISRNSLIYNDVGKIILASQEELKNLKKIYNNRTHILGELLNINQGIVSGCDRAFVFREYQEKFSQYLKPFYKNKDIHKYVVEESSEFWILYMNKYTEVNESVLDHLAKHREKLESRREAKNKKINWWELQWARDNKIFEQPKIVGRQRSRDNKFAYTEKEFHGSADIYYLTKKSEKINLLYILGYLNSSSFYSWFRYNGKVKGYNLELYSTPLKETPIYYPDDLDKIHYIETLVKKQIVNYDEKIQNKIDEYFRSPY, encoded by the coding sequence ATGTATTCTAATGAACTCTCTACATCAACTAATTATAAGGTTTATACCCCAAAAGAGATAGCAGATGAAATGGCAGAGAAATCCTTGGAATTTTATTTTGACGGAGAGTATACAAAGGAGAAAATAGATAAGCTTCGAATTGCAGATATATCCTGTGGAACGGGGAACTTGCTTCTAGCCGCCCTTGAAAAGGTGATGGAGATTTCAAAAAAGATATACGGTGAGTATAAATACAATCCTAAATGGATAGAGGGATATGATATCGATATGGAGGCTCTAGAAAAATTTAGAATTCGTAGTCGAATTTTATTAAAAAAATATGGAGTGAGAGGAGAAATATCAACATTTTGCAAAAATGCTATAATATATTCCAGTGAAAAAAAATATAAAATCATACTGGGAAATCCTCCATATTTTGGAGAAAAAAATAATAAAGAGATATTTCAGGAATTGAAAAAAAATGATTTTGGGAATAGATATTATGAGGGTAAAATGGATTATTTTTACTATTTTATTGAGAAGGGAATAGATCTTCTAGAAAATAGAGGAATATTATCTTATATAACCACAAATTACTGGCTTAAAGCAGACCATGCTAGCAAACTGCGAGAAAAGGTAAAAAATGAGACAGACTTCAAATATTTAAATAATTATAATATTTCAGTTTTTAAAAATGCACCTGGACAGCATAATTTTGTTTTTTCTCTTGAAAAGTCAAAAAAAAATGATGAATTTGAATTTATAGATGAAAATAAAAAATATATTTCAAGAAATTCTCTTATTTATAACGATGTTGGGAAAATAATATTAGCTTCACAAGAGGAACTGAAAAATCTAAAAAAAATATATAATAACAGAACTCATATACTAGGGGAACTTCTCAATATAAATCAAGGTATTGTCAGCGGATGTGATAGAGCATTTGTATTTAGAGAGTATCAGGAAAAATTTTCTCAGTATTTAAAACCATTTTATAAAAATAAAGACATTCATAAATATGTAGTGGAGGAATCTAGTGAATTTTGGATACTTTACATGAATAAATATACCGAAGTTAATGAGAGTGTTTTAGATCATCTGGCAAAGCACCGAGAAAAATTAGAGTCTAGAAGAGAAGCTAAAAATAAAAAGATAAACTGGTGGGAACTTCAGTGGGCACGGGACAATAAAATTTTTGAACAGCCAAAAATAGTTGGGCGTCAAAGAAGCAGAGATAATAAATTTGCCTATACGGAAAAGGAGTTTCACGGGAGTGCAGATATCTATTATCTTACTAAAAAATCCGAGAAGATAAATCTTTTATATATTTTAGGTTATTTGAATTCTAGTTCTTTTTACAGTTGGTTTAGATACAATGGCAAAGTAAAAGGATATAATCTTGAATTGTATTCTACTCCCCTGAAAGAAACGCCTATTTACTATCCAGATGACCTAGATAAAATTCATTATATTGAAACACTGGTAAAAAAACAGATAGTAAATTATGATGAAAAAATTCAAAATAAAATAGATGAATACTTTAGAAGTCCATATTAA